AAACCGTCGTGCGGACGCCGATTTCCCTCCAAGCCCGCAACAAGGCTCTTTCCGTCAACGCTCCCGCAGGCCAAGCCTGGAGTCTGGAATTGCGTGGCATGGATGGCAGGCTGAAAAGGTCCGTATCCGGAACCGGCGCGACTCTGGTGCCATGGTCAAATTCCGGCATCACGATCGCGCTGCTGAAGAGCGGTCACGAGGCCGTGACGGGGCGATTTATCACGACGAGGTGAGGATCGCCGGCGGAATCCCGCTACGGGCAATCGCAGCCCAGCGCTTTGCCCTTCTTTTCCGTGAGCACCCAGGTGTCGTAGTCCCACTTGTAATACAGGCAAAGGTCGGCACTCTTGTACTGCCCAAAGCGAAAGCGAAACGCCGTCGCAGGCTTCTTGTGGAAGCGGATGCGGACGGAATGCTTCGTGTCCATCGCCAGCGAATCCATCCACTGCGCGATCTTCACGCCCACAGGAATGGGGGGGCGAGCATCGATGTCCACTTGGAATTCCGAACCAACCAAAGGAGGATGCAACACATCCCCGACCGGATACCTCTGTGCTCCGACCGTTCGGTAAAAATCCGCGGTGACCGCCTCGGGAAGATGCGCCACGCAGACACGGCCGAACGATGGTGTCGTCCGGGCGGTGGCCAGGGCCACCACGGACAAAGCAATGCTCGTGAACATCGAATACCTCTGGAGTCGAGACCGGTGCTTCCAATCTAACCTTCGCAGAAATTCCACTCCCAGGGAAATCGGCGCCGGGAACTCGTTCTATGATTGACCTCATGACCCGCTCCCGTACCGTCTCGCCACTCTTGCGAACCGCCTCCTTGGCCGTCACCCTCCTTGGCTTGAGCCAGGGTGCGCAGGCCCGAGGATTTTATTTGGATTCTTCGCGTCCGGACAATTCCGGCGATGGCAGAACCCCGCAAACCGCCTGGAAGGATTTTGGCGGAATGTCCGATGTGAGACTCGCGCCAGGGGACACGTTTTATCTGGAACGAGGTTCGGTTTGGACCGACGTCCGCGGCTTCCTCCCCCAAGTCGGAACCAAATCGGAACCCTTCGTGGTCACCGCCCATGGAGATCCAGCCAAACCTTTGCCAAAAATCGTCTCCTCCGACTCCAACTATGCGCTGGGCTTGGCGGCGAGCCATCTGGTCCTGGAGAAGTTGGCGATTTCCGGCAACAACGCCAAGTGCATCGTCAACGCGACCGGCCGGATCACCGACATCACCTTGCAGGAATTGGAGATCTCCGACTGCCGAGAGGGCATCAACCTGACCGTGGTGGACAGCGTTTTGGTCCGCAACAACAAGTTCTCCAACATCCGCTTCGGCAAAGACCGCGTGGGAGCCATCGGGATCACCCTGAGCATCGCCGCCCATGCAAGGATCCTGGACAACGAATTTCGCGACTGCATAGACGGCAAAGGCGCGACCGAGGGCGGCGGGGCCATCCAGTTGTTCCGGTACAACCGCGACATCGAAATCGCCGGGAACCGGGCCTTGCGCACCGCGGGTTTCCTGAAACTGTGGGGACTTCATGGGGATCTCGATTCGATGGCGGGCATCTATGTGCACCACAACATCGCCATGGAAACCCAACATTTCGCCTGGTCCGACGCACAGACCCCACAAGACGACCCCGCCGAATGGGCGGTCGCCTTCCGCGATGTCTTTTTCGACCACAACACCATGATCCAGGACCACCGCTGGGGACAATTCGCCATTGGAGTCGGCACGCCCTTGTCCGATTCCACCCGCATGCGCGTGCGCGACAACCTGTTCACCGGCGACAGCCTGATGGAATTCCTCCACGAAGGGCCGTTCTCCCGAGGCACGAACCTGTTCTGGTCGTCCGCGGCCGGATCCAACTACCCGTCGCCGAAGTTCGCGACGGATCTTGTCGTAGACCCGTTGCTGATCCCCGACACCGCCACCATTTCCTATTCGCTGGGGGCGAGCAGTCCGGCCAAGCGCGCAGGCGCATCGTATACGTACCCGGGAAGTACCGTGGCCAGGTGGACGCCACCTTCCGCCAGTGCGCACCCGGATCTGGGCGCATTGGACGCTCCCGTGTCGACACTTGCCGCCTCCCTGCCCAAGCGTTCGGTTCTGAAGGCTCGGCACACCACCAATGGCCTTGTGGTCGAGGGAATCCCCGCCAACCAGGCGGCTCCACGCTTTCTGGCATCGACCACGGATGGCCGGATCTTGTCGATCACTTCGGCGGAATCCACCCAAGGCGCCTGGCGTCTTGAGTTTGCCGCCGTGCCCACCGGCGCCCCCGTTTTCCTGCGCATCCAATCCAGCTCCAGGGAAGAGTCCCTGGTGCTGGTCAACGCCCGGTAGGAGTCACACGTACAGGTCCATGGCGCCTGATCGCGCCGCTTCCACGCCTTGGCGCGTCCGATCGCGCACACGCGCTGTGCCGATGGCCTGGATTTCCGTGTCGATCGCCGCCTCGCCCAGAAGGCGGGTCTGCGCGCTGGCCGCCTGGGTGAGGTATTCCTGGAAGCTGGTCAGCGCGTTGGGCAGGCAGAAGTGTTGGATCGCGCCCGGCTTGGCCAGGTCCATGAAATCGTGGCCGGTGCGCCCCTTGCGGTAGCATCCGGTACAGAACGACGGAATGTGTCCAAGCCCGACCAGGTCCGCCACCACCTCGTCCAGGGTGCGATGGTCGCCCAGCGAGAATTGTTCGGCGCCTTGGCGCGAAGCGTAACCGCCCGGATTGGTGCGCGACCCGGCGCTGATCTGCGAAACGCCGATGTCCAGACCTTGCCGGCGCACCTGAGCGGTCTCGCGGGTGGACAGGATGATCCCCGCGTACGGCAGCGCCAGGCGCAGCACCGCGATGATCCTCAGGAAGTCGGAATCTGTCACTTCCACCGGAGGATGGGAGGAAAGCTCCGAACCCGAAGCGGGTTCCAGGCGCGGAACGGAGACCGTGTGCGGTCCGAAGCCGAATCGTTCTTCCAAATGGAATGCGTGCTGGAGCATCGCCAACACCTCGAAGCGCCATTCGTGCAAGCCGAACAAAACGCCCAGTCCCACATCCTCCAAGCCCCCTTCGATGGCCCGATCCATCGCCGATAGGTGGTAACCGTAGTTGGATTTGGGGCCTTGCGGATGCATGATCGCGTAGGTGTCCGGATGGTAGGTCTCCTGGAACAACTGGTAGGTCCCGATCCCGGAGGCCTTCAGCTCGCGATAGGCATCCACCTCCATGGCCGCCACGTTCACGTTGATGCGGCGAATCTCGCCAGTTGGACATTTTTCGTCATAGATGGTCCGGATGGAATCCAGAAGGTATCGCAGCGGCGAGCCGTCGTCGCCGGCCACCACCAGCAGGCGCCGATGCCCCTGCCCCACCAGCGCACGGGTTTCGGCCTTGATTTCCTCCAAGGAAAGCCGATGCCGTTCCTGGGTGCGGTTGGACGATCGGAATCCGCAGTACAGGCAATCGTTGCGGCAGAGGCTCGAGAGGTACAAGGGCGCGAACAGAACCACACGCCGGCCGTAGATGGCCTCTTTCACCGCACGGGCCCGGGAAAGGATCATTTCCTGCGCTTGCTGGCCACCAGCGCACAGCAAGGTGGCTACCTCGGCCAGGTTCAATCCTTTGGCTTCGGAGGCCTTGTCCAGGATCGCGACGACTTCCTCCATGGTCGGAGGTTTGGAATCCAGGAGGTCCGCAACGACCGAAAGGTCGACGATTTTTGGGTCGTTGTTCATGATGGATTCTCCTGAAAGGAAATCGCAGACTCCCCGATGGTCTGCCGGGTGGTCCACGAAGGACTGTCGCCACGCCCCGTACGCACCACCTTGTTCACCAATCCGGTGCGCACATCCAGACACCGCAGGCAGTCCAAACCGGATTCATCCAGACAGATTTTGCCTGGGTAGAGCAGGTAGTCCTTGCGCACCGATCCCGGCGTGAGGTTGGGCATCAATACGTTCGCTCCCGCCGCCATCAGCTTCTCGCGGCCCGCCTTGTGGAGGCTTCCCGCCGCCGTGGTGGCAGGGATGTTGGCTTGCGGCAAAAGCAAGCGCACCAAGGCCGTGGCGTGCACGGCCAGTTCGATGGGCTCTTGGGGACTGTTCCCCAGCGGAGTGTCCGGGTGCGGGATGAACGGGCCGATTCCCACCATGTCCAATTCCAACTTCCGGCAAAGCAGAGCGTTGGCGATCCGGATCTCTTCGGTCTCGCCGGGCAGGCCCACCATGTATCCGGACCCGACCTCGAACCCGGCCTCGCGCAGGTCCGCCAGCGCGCGCAGGCGCCGCGAAAGCGGGATCCCTCCGCGCAGCGAGCGGTGCAAGGCAGGGTCGGAGGTTTCGAAGCGCAACAGGTACCGGCTGGCGCCGGCCTCGCGAAGTGCCTTGTAGTCGCGCTTGGAGCGGATGCCCACCGAAAGCACCACCGCCGCCTCGGGGGCGAAGGAGAAGATCCCGTGCAGGATTTCGCGGAACATGTCCACCGAGTAGGCGGGATCCTCGCCGCCTTGCAGCACGAACGACTTCAATCCGGCGCCCCATCCTTCGCGGACGG
This DNA window, taken from Fibrobacterota bacterium, encodes the following:
- the hydE gene encoding [FeFe] hydrogenase H-cluster radical SAM maturase HydE; the encoded protein is METLLEELSRTDPEAARIVDFYTKSDTADLVREADRVCREVHGDGVWIRGLVEFDNFCERGCAYCGIRKGNANVRRYRLEPLQVVETVREGWGAGLKSFVLQGGEDPAYSVDMFREILHGIFSFAPEAAVVLSVGIRSKRDYKALREAGASRYLLRFETSDPALHRSLRGGIPLSRRLRALADLREAGFEVGSGYMVGLPGETEEIRIANALLCRKLELDMVGIGPFIPHPDTPLGNSPQEPIELAVHATALVRLLLPQANIPATTAAGSLHKAGREKLMAAGANVLMPNLTPGSVRKDYLLYPGKICLDESGLDCLRCLDVRTGLVNKVVRTGRGDSPSWTTRQTIGESAISFQENPS
- the hydG gene encoding [FeFe] hydrogenase H-cluster radical SAM maturase HydG gives rise to the protein MNNDPKIVDLSVVADLLDSKPPTMEEVVAILDKASEAKGLNLAEVATLLCAGGQQAQEMILSRARAVKEAIYGRRVVLFAPLYLSSLCRNDCLYCGFRSSNRTQERHRLSLEEIKAETRALVGQGHRRLLVVAGDDGSPLRYLLDSIRTIYDEKCPTGEIRRINVNVAAMEVDAYRELKASGIGTYQLFQETYHPDTYAIMHPQGPKSNYGYHLSAMDRAIEGGLEDVGLGVLFGLHEWRFEVLAMLQHAFHLEERFGFGPHTVSVPRLEPASGSELSSHPPVEVTDSDFLRIIAVLRLALPYAGIILSTRETAQVRRQGLDIGVSQISAGSRTNPGGYASRQGAEQFSLGDHRTLDEVVADLVGLGHIPSFCTGCYRKGRTGHDFMDLAKPGAIQHFCLPNALTSFQEYLTQAASAQTRLLGEAAIDTEIQAIGTARVRDRTRQGVEAARSGAMDLYV
- a CDS encoding right-handed parallel beta-helix repeat-containing protein, with amino-acid sequence MIDLMTRSRTVSPLLRTASLAVTLLGLSQGAQARGFYLDSSRPDNSGDGRTPQTAWKDFGGMSDVRLAPGDTFYLERGSVWTDVRGFLPQVGTKSEPFVVTAHGDPAKPLPKIVSSDSNYALGLAASHLVLEKLAISGNNAKCIVNATGRITDITLQELEISDCREGINLTVVDSVLVRNNKFSNIRFGKDRVGAIGITLSIAAHARILDNEFRDCIDGKGATEGGGAIQLFRYNRDIEIAGNRALRTAGFLKLWGLHGDLDSMAGIYVHHNIAMETQHFAWSDAQTPQDDPAEWAVAFRDVFFDHNTMIQDHRWGQFAIGVGTPLSDSTRMRVRDNLFTGDSLMEFLHEGPFSRGTNLFWSSAAGSNYPSPKFATDLVVDPLLIPDTATISYSLGASSPAKRAGASYTYPGSTVARWTPPSASAHPDLGALDAPVSTLAASLPKRSVLKARHTTNGLVVEGIPANQAAPRFLASTTDGRILSITSAESTQGAWRLEFAAVPTGAPVFLRIQSSSREESLVLVNAR